The Gracilibacillus caseinilyticus genome segment GCCAGTACATACACCGCAGCCGGTAGTACAGCCACAAACTGAAGAAGCACCGAAACAAGTGAGCAGTCAGGAAGAAGAGAGTAAAGAAGTTGCAGAGAATGTGTCTACGCCTGATTACGATCATGAAATTGTATCACCGATGGTAGGGACTTTTTACAGCTCACCATCTCCCGACAAACCAAACTATGTACAAACAGGTGACAACGTACAGGAAGATTCTATTGTCTGTATCGTAGAAGCAATGAAATTATTTAATGAAATAGAAGCAGATGTGAAAGGAACGATCACAGAAATTTTAGTGGAAAATGGTGAACTAGTGGAATATGGTCAGCCATTATTCCGAATTAAGAAGGCATAAGGGGATGAAATTGTGATTAAGAAACTGTTAATTGCTAACCGTGGAGAAATCGCAGTAAGAATAATTCGTTCTGCAAAAGAAATGGGCATTGAAACGGTAGCAGTATATTCAGAAGCTGATAGTGAAGCATTACATGTGCAATTAGCAGATGAAGCATATTGTATTGGTCCAAAATTAAGTAAAGACAGCTATTTAAATTTTACAAATATTATGAGTGTGGCTACATTAACAGAAACTGACGCGATTCATCCTGGGTACGGATTTCTTTCCGAGAATGCAGATTTCGCGGAGATTTGCGATGCATGCAATGTAACCTTTGTAGGTCCGAGCGCTTATGCCATTCAAAAAATGGGAACGAAAGATGTGGCCAGAGAGACGATGCGCGAAGCAGGTGTACCAGTTGTTCCAGGATCTAATGGTATTATTGATAATGAAGAAGAAGGTCTGGAAATCGCTCAACAGATCGGGTTCCCTGTTATCATTAAAGCAACTGCTGGTGGAGGCGGTAAAGGAATCCGTGTGGCTCGCTCTGAGGAAGAATTGCTGAAAGGTATCCGCGTAACACAAAATGAAGCGGAGAAAGCTTTCGGAAATCCGGGTGTGTATCTAGAGAAATTTATTGAAGACTTTCGTCACGTAGAAATTCAGGTGTTAGCAGATA includes the following:
- the accB gene encoding acetyl-CoA carboxylase biotin carboxyl carrier protein, which codes for MLSVEEINQLIDKLDQSSIDEFSYEANGAKIKMKKNTGVATTNVVSQPVHTPQPVVQPQTEEAPKQVSSQEEESKEVAENVSTPDYDHEIVSPMVGTFYSSPSPDKPNYVQTGDNVQEDSIVCIVEAMKLFNEIEADVKGTITEILVENGELVEYGQPLFRIKKA